The Anaerolineales bacterium sequence CATCAACGGGCCGCGACCGCTGCGCCAGGCCTGGGCACACCTCTACGCGCGCCTCTTCGACGTGAACCTCGATCCCGAATGCGAGATCGTACCCCTGCTCGGTTCCAAGGAAGGCATTTTTCATTTCACCCTGGCCAACGCCGAAGCGGACGACGTGGTGCTGATTTCTGAACCTGCCTACCCCATTTACGCCCAGGCGGCACGCTTCGTCGGGGCGCAGGTCGTGCTGCTGCCCTCGGACGAAGCGCACGGCTTTCTGCCCGATTTCAGTGCCATTCCGCCCGGTGTCGCCGAACGCGCCTGTTTGCTGTGGCTCAACTACCCCAACAATCCGACCGGCGCTACGGCAACCTTGGATTTCTTCGCCCGGGCGATCGACTTCGCCCGTGAACACAACGTTCTGCTCTGCCACGACGCGGCCTACTGCCAGGTCACCTTCGACGGCTATCGCGCCTCCAGTCCACTGCAGATCGAAGGTGCCAGGGAAGTTGCCGTGGAGTTCAACTCACTGTCCAAATCGCACAACATGGCCGGCTGGCGGGTGGGCGTGGTCGTCGGCGGTGAAGAACTTGTGGCGTCGGTGCGCAAGCTCCGGCCGAGCGTCTACAGCGGTCAGTTCAAGCCCGTCACCGACGCTGCCACTGCAGCGTTGAACGGCGATCAATCCTGGCTCGATGAGCGCAACGAGATCTACCGCCGTCGGCGGGATATGATCCTCGAAAGTTTGAACGCCCTGGGTGTGGAACCCGCGGTCCCCCAGGCGGCGCTG is a genomic window containing:
- a CDS encoding aminotransferase class I/II-fold pyridoxal phosphate-dependent enzyme, producing the protein MKKQPQCMDAVQPSFYAELDGTIAGLRARGTDVIRLDIGSPDLPPSEAIIETLNQSARDPGHHGYQPINGPRPLRQAWAHLYARLFDVNLDPECEIVPLLGSKEGIFHFTLANAEADDVVLISEPAYPIYAQAARFVGAQVVLLPSDEAHGFLPDFSAIPPGVAERACLLWLNYPNNPTGATATLDFFARAIDFAREHNVLLCHDAAYCQVTFDGYRASSPLQIEGAREVAVEFNSLSKSHNMAGWRVGVVVGGEELVASVRKLRPSVYSGQFKPVTDAATAALNGDQSWLDERNEIYRRRRDMILESLNALGVEPAVPQAALYVWMPIPEGWTADDFTSALLQATGVSLTPGTVFGKSGEGYARISLGAANERIEEGMGRFTEWWRANIR